In Antechinus flavipes isolate AdamAnt ecotype Samford, QLD, Australia chromosome 3, AdamAnt_v2, whole genome shotgun sequence, a genomic segment contains:
- the LOC127556488 gene encoding zinc finger protein 30 homolog, producing the protein MAPGSRRPPAQELVTFKDVIVDFTPEEWALLDNTQKELYKEVMVENARNLLSLGLPVLREGLLSYSEQGKTPWILVHDGPRNLSCPDGEMRLEMKETTAKLSISVEQSHHQGFVNDGCHNLNFRGIGDSDIKLRKNQRNHCEFDKDGKSFRQCLILIGCKKRTSGNECSRSSRECFTEQVKLVESHGKPSEVQIYQCNQCERTFSLKSDLIRHKKSHGRGNEGDKTFNYNSKLIDHQKIQNRKNYYECNECGKAFKEQSSLIRHQKCHTSEKLHKCLQCGKAFRQQSSLFSHQRIHTREKSCEDHEGDKGFSENSSLIVHQRSPTGKKPYECNHCEKTFRQRSHLTHHQRMHNVEKHYECNQCRKTFSCSSNLTKHQRIHTGEKPYKCSQCGKAFRCSSSLSKHQRIHTGEKPYKCNQCGKTFGRSSNLSVHQKTHTGEKPYECNQCGKTFRQHYNLLEHERIHSGEKPYECNQCGKTFRCSSILAIHRRVHTGEKRYECNQCGKAFRRSSGLAIHQRIHTGEKPYECNQCGKPFRCSSSLADHQIIHTGEKPYDCNQCGKTFRGRSGLAKHQRIHTGEKS; encoded by the exons ATGGCCCCCGGGAGCCGCAGACCCCCGGCCCAG GAGTTGGTGACATTCAAGGATGTGATTGTGGACTTCACCCCAGAGGAGTGGGCGCTTTTGGACAATACTCAGAAAGAGCTGTACAAGGAGGTCATGGTGGAGAATGCCCGGAACCTGCTCTCCCTGG GACTTCCAGTTCTCAGAGAAGGTTTGCTCTCCTATTCTGAACAAGGGAAAACACCATGGATTCTGGTTCATGATGGCCCAAGAAACCTTTCCTGTCCAG ATGGAGAGATGAGGCTTGAAATGAAGGAGACTACCGCCAAGCTGAGCATTTCTGTGGAACAATCACACCACCAGGGATTCGTAAATGATGGTTGCCACAACCTCAATTTCAGAGGAATTGGTGATTCTGATATCAAGCTAAGGAAAAACCAAAGGAATCACTGTGAATTTGATAAAGATGGAAAGAGTTTCAGACAATGTTTAATACTAATTGGCTGTAAGAAAAGGACCTCAGGGAATGAATGCTCTCGAAGTAGTAGGGAATGCTTTACTGAACAGGTGAAGCTTGTTGAGTCTCATGGGAAGCCTTCTGAAGTGCAAATTTATCAGTGTAATCAATGTGAGAGAACCTTCAGCTTGAAATCAGATTTAATTAGACATAAGAAAAGTCATGGTAGAGGGAATGAAGGTGATAAGACCTTTAATTATAATTCAAAGCTCATTGACCAtcagaaaattcaaaatagaaaaaactattatgaatgtaatgaatgtggtaAAGCTTTTAAGGAACAATCATCCCTTATTCGACATCAGAAATGTCATACTAGTGAAAAACTACACAAATGTTTGCAATGCGGAAAGGCCTTCAGGCAACAGTCATCCCTTTTTtctcatcagagaattcacactagAGAGAAATCTTGTGAGGATCATGAGGGTGATAAAGGTTTTAGTGAAAACTCATcccttattgtacatcagagaagcCCCACTGgaaagaaaccttatgaatgtaatcactGTGAAAAGACTTTCAGACAGCGCTCCCATCTTACTCATCATCAGAGAATGCACAATGTGGAGAAGcattatgaatgtaatcaatgtagGAAGACTTTCAGCTGCAGTTCTAATCTTACAAAACATCAGaggatccacactggagagaaaccttataaatgtagtcaatgtggaaaagctttcaggTGCAGTTCTAGTCTtagtaaacatcagagaatccacactggagaaaaaccttataaatgtaatcaatgtggaaagacttttggAAGAAGTTCCAATCTGTCTGTACATCAGAAAacccatactggagagaagccttatgaatgtaatcaatgtggaaaaacTTTTCGACAACATTATAATCTTTTGGAACATGAGAGaattcattctggagagaagccttatgaatgtaatcaatgtggaaagactttcagatgCAGCTCCATTCTTGCTATACATCGGAGagtccacactggagaaaaacgttatgaatgtaatcaatgtggaaaggcttttagaaggaGCTCTGGACTTGCTATCCATCAGaggattcacactggagagaagccttatgaatgtaatcaatgtggaaagccTTTCAGATGCAGCTCTAGTCTTGCTGATCATCAAATaatccacactggggagaaaccttatgattgtaatcaatgtggaaagactttcagagGCAGGTCTGGTCttgctaaacatcagagaattcacactggagaaaaatcctaa